The proteins below are encoded in one region of Telopea speciosissima isolate NSW1024214 ecotype Mountain lineage chromosome 10, Tspe_v1, whole genome shotgun sequence:
- the LOC122641788 gene encoding triacylglycerol lipase SDP1-like, with translation MDISNEVSVVPFSSGPFTIIGRTIAFRILLFKSMSQFRQQIFDVMRNYLRRFRDYMRPLISWLHPKNPQGILAMMTLIAFLLKRYTNVKLKAELAYRRKFWGNMMRTALTYEEWAHAAKMHDKETPKMNESDLYDEELVRNKLQELRHRRQEGSLRDVIFWMRADLVRDLGNMCNPELHKGRLQVPRLIKEYIDEVTTQLRMICHSDSEELLLEEKLAFMHETRHAFGRTALLLSGGASLGSFHVGVVKTLVEHKLLPRIIAGSSVGSIMCSIVATRSWPELQSFFEDSWHSLKFFDQMGGILTVFKRVMTKGVVHDIRQLQMLLRHLTSNLTFQEAYDMTGRILGITVCSPRKHEPPRCLNYLTSPHVVIWSAVTASCAFPGLFEAQELMAKDRNGAIVPYHPPFNLGPEEGQGAPVRRWRDGSLESDLPMMQLKELFNVNHFIVSQANPHITPLLRLKELVRAYGGNFSAKLAHLAEMEVKHRCNQILELGFPLGGLAKLFAQDWEGDVTVVMPATLAQISKIIQNPSHAELQKASNQGRRCTWKKLSAIKSNCGIELALDECVVVLNHMRRLKRSADRAAASQGLGNTIRLNASRRIPSWNCIARENSTGSLEEEIVSDGGGHLGVYSGRDFHLHHNMHDGSDSESENVDLNSWTRSGGPLMRTTSANKFTEFVKNFDNDAEQSNSCMREDDFKGLMVQPNSNSIHMAKKDPYNHSSVSSVVDRSSDNIEFDQQDVSNRAPATMSSITVNEGDLLQPERIHNGIVFNVVKKEDLRYHRCHDSNSHQSSSQSPVSESVQLENLGMEMDASSASECDEDDETL, from the exons ATGGATATCAGTAATGAGGTTAGCGTTGTTCCATTCTCAAGTGGACCGTTTACAATCATTGGCCGGACTATTGCTTTTCGAATCTTGCTCTTTAAGTCGATGTCGCAGTTCAGGCAGCAGATCTTTGATGTTATGAGGAATTATCTTCGGCGATTTAGGGATTACATGAGACCACTAATCTCCTGGTTACATCCCAAAAATCCTCAAGGGATATTAGCAATGATGACACTCATAGCTTTTTTGCTCAAAAGATACACTAATGTTAAACTGAAGGCTGAATTGGCTTACCGAAGGAAATTCTGGGGAAATATGATGAGAACTGCTCTAACATATGAGGAATGGGCTCATGCAGCTAAGATGCATGATAAGGAGACACCAAAAATGAACGAATCAGATCTCTATGATGAGGAACTGGTCAGGAATAAGCTTCAGGAGCTACGGCACCGTCGCCAGGAGGGTTCTCTTAGAGATGTAATCTTTTGGATGCGCGCAGATCTGGTCAGAGATCTAGGTAATATGTGCAATCCGGAACTTCACAAGGGTCGCCTTCAGGTTCCCAGGCTCATAAAGGAGTACATTGATGAGGTCACCACTCAGCTGAGAATGATATGCCACTCGGACTCTGAGGAGCTGCTCTTGGAAGAGAAGCTTGCATTTATGCATGAGACAAGACATGCCTTTGGGAGGACGGCGTTGCTCTTGAGTGGTGGTGCATCCCTGGGATCTTTTCATGTTGGTGTGGTGAAGACTCTTGTTGAACATAAACTTTTACCCCGGATAATTGCAGGTTCTAGTGTGGGATCAATTATGTGTTCAATTGTTGCCACTAGGTCTTGGCCTGAGCTTCAAAGTTTCTTTGAAGATTCTTGGCACTCACTAAAGTTTTTTGATCAGATGGGTGGGATTTTAACTGTTTTTAAGAGAGTTATGACAAAAGGTGTAGTTCATGATATAAGGCAGCTACAGATGTTACTGAGACACCTCACTAGTAATCTAACATTCCAAGAAGCATATGACATGACTGGTCGGATTCTTGGGATCACAGTTTGCTCCCCAAGGAAGCATGAGCCTCCGAGATGTCTTAACTACTTGACATCACCTCATGTTGTTATATGGAGTGCAGTGACTGCTTCTTGTGCTTTTCCTGGCCTGTTTGAGGCCCAAGAACTGATGGCAAAGGATAGAAATGGTGCAATTGTTCCTTATCACCCGCCATTTAATTTGGGTCCTGAAGAAGGTCAAGGTGCACCAGTGCGCAGATGGAGAGATGGTAGCTTGGAGAGCGATTTACCAATGATGCAGCTGAAGGAGCTGTTCAATGTCAATCACTTTATTGTAAGTCAGGCAAATCCTCATATTACACCCTTATTGAGGCTAAAGGAGCTTGTGAGAGCTTATGGGGGCAATTTTTCTGCCAAG CTGGCTCATCTTGCAGAAATGGAAGTGAAGCATAGATGCAACCAGATACTGGAACTCGGTTTTCCATTGGGAGGACTCGCAAAGTTGTTTGCTCAGGATTGGGAGGGTGATGTGACTGTAGTTATGCCTGCTACTCTTGCTCAG ATCTCGAAAATTATACAGAACCCATCTCATGCGGAGCTTCAAAAGGCTTCCAACCAGGGCAGGAGGTGCACCTGGAAAAAGCTCTCTGCCATAAAATCTAACTGTGGTATTGAGCTTGCACTAGATGAGTGTGTTGTAGTTCTTAATCACATGCGCAGGCTCAAAAGGAGTGCCGACAGGGCAGCTGCTTCACAAGGATTAGGCAACACAATTAGGTTGAATGCTTCCAGGAGGATCCCCTCGTGGAACTGCATCGCAAGAGAAAACTCGACAGGGTCCCTTGAAGAAGAAATCGTTTCTGATGGTGGTGGACACTTGGGAGTGTATTCAGGCCGGGACTTCCATCTCCACCATAATATGCACGACGGAAGTGATAGTGAGTCAGAGAATGTGGATCTAAATTCTTGGACAAGATCTGGGGGGCCTTTGATGAGGACTACATCAGCGAATAAGTTCACTGAATTTGTAAAAAATTTCGACAATGATGCAGAACAGAGCAACTCATGTATGAGAGAAGATGACTTTAAAGGTTTGATGGTTCAGCCCAACTCTAATTCTATTCATATGGCAAAAAAGGATCCCTATAATCATAGCTCTGTCTCATCTGTAGTAGACAGAAGCTCAGATAACATAGAGTTTGATCAGCAGGATGTCAGTAATAGAGCTCCGGCCACCATGTCCAGCATCACTGTGAATGAAGGGGACCTGCTGCAACCTGAGAGGATCCACAACGGAATTGTATTCAATGTTGTGAAGAAGGAAGACCTGAGATACCATAGGTGTCACGACTCTAATAGTCACCAGAGTTCATCTCAGAGTCCAGTTTCAGAAAGTGTGCAACTTGAGAATCTAGGCATGGAAATGGATGCTAGTTCAGCATCTGAATGCGACGAGGATGATGAAACTCTCTGA